In Actinomycetota bacterium, a single window of DNA contains:
- a CDS encoding aspartate aminotransferase family protein, translating into TDIPGPGSRKLGSQAALSVAGPVSPFGEVFIASGRGAVVEDVDGNHLLDLVCGLGCLAVGHSHPHVVDAVKAQAERFLHTDYNVVAYEVYQQLAERVAAASGGNRRVAFFNSGAEAVENSVKVARAVTGRPGIMCFEGAFHGRTHMAMSLTHREHPYKAGFGPFSPDVHRVPYPGLDASTMDEFRAEASAGMEGGSIAAAIVEPILGEGGVIVPPDGFLEALAELCHRHGALLIVDEIQTGYGRTGRFLASQHSEADPDLILLGKSIASGLPLSAVAGKAQILDKLDLHALGGTYVGNPVACAAGLAVLDVMEAEKLIERAEPIGSRLKEAWQEIGDNDRRIKGVRGRGAMVGVSFRTADEANKVAAAAASRGVLVTTAGLRGNVVRHLPPLVLTDDELEEAIGALKLAVREC; encoded by the coding sequence TCACCGACATCCCCGGTCCGGGATCCCGCAAACTTGGCTCCCAGGCTGCGCTGTCAGTCGCCGGGCCCGTTTCTCCCTTCGGGGAGGTTTTTATCGCCTCCGGCAGGGGAGCGGTGGTCGAAGACGTCGACGGCAACCACCTGCTCGATCTGGTCTGCGGTCTCGGATGCCTTGCGGTTGGGCATAGTCACCCGCACGTGGTCGATGCGGTAAAGGCCCAGGCCGAGCGGTTCCTTCACACCGACTACAACGTCGTTGCTTACGAGGTCTACCAGCAGCTGGCCGAGCGGGTGGCCGCGGCCTCCGGGGGCAACCGCCGGGTCGCGTTCTTCAACTCGGGCGCGGAGGCGGTGGAGAACTCGGTGAAGGTCGCCCGGGCGGTCACCGGCCGGCCCGGCATCATGTGTTTCGAGGGGGCCTTCCACGGCCGGACCCACATGGCGATGAGCCTGACCCACCGGGAACATCCCTACAAAGCGGGTTTCGGGCCGTTCTCGCCCGATGTCCACCGGGTTCCCTACCCGGGCCTGGACGCCTCCACCATGGACGAGTTCCGGGCCGAAGCCTCCGCTGGGATGGAGGGCGGGAGCATTGCGGCCGCGATCGTAGAGCCGATCCTCGGGGAGGGCGGGGTCATCGTCCCGCCCGATGGCTTCCTGGAGGCACTCGCAGAGCTTTGCCATCGCCATGGGGCACTGCTGATCGTCGACGAGATCCAGACCGGCTACGGCAGAACCGGCAGGTTCCTGGCGTCCCAGCACTCCGAAGCAGACCCGGATCTCATCCTGCTCGGCAAGTCGATAGCGTCGGGGCTTCCGCTTTCTGCGGTGGCCGGCAAGGCTCAAATCCTGGACAAGCTGGATCTGCACGCCCTCGGCGGGACCTACGTCGGCAACCCGGTGGCGTGTGCCGCGGGGTTGGCGGTGCTGGACGTGATGGAGGCGGAGAAGCTGATCGAAAGAGCGGAGCCGATCGGCAGCCGCCTTAAGGAAGCATGGCAGGAGATCGGGGATAACGACCGTCGGATCAAGGGCGTCCGGGGCAGGGGAGCGATGGTGGGAGTGTCCTTCCGGACCGCCGACGAGGCGAACAAGGTGGCGGCGGCCGCGGCGTCCCGAGGCGTGCTGGTGACCACCGCCGGCCTGCGAGGCAACGTGGTGCGGCACCTTCCGCCCCTGGTCCTGACCGACGACGAGCTGGAGGAGGCCATCGGAGCCCTGAAGCTTGCGGTCAGGGAGTGCTGA
- the glgA gene encoding glycogen synthase, whose translation MKISFLTREFPPEVYGGAGVYAEHLTGELARLVDLKVHCFGGLRTADVPVANYQPWEALDGSAPHLGALQSMSVDLSMAAALEGTDLVHSNTWYTNMAGHLAKLLYGVPHVATAHSLEPLRAWKAEQLGGGYAVSSFCEKTALEAADAVIGVSEQMRRDVLRCYPSIDPEKVVVVHNGIDTDAYRPVSGTGTLVNHGIDPEYPIVLFVGRITRQKGIIHLLKAADHIPPQAQIVLCAAAPDTVEIAREFQNLTSELKSSRGNVFWIEQMLPRPELMEIFSAATAFVCPSVYEPFGLVNVEAMACETAVVASRTGGIPEIVVDGETGYLVPLGETDPVTGEPDDPSGFAAELAERINRLLDDPELALNMGRAGRVRAIEHFSWTAAAEKTVAVYRSVSTP comes from the coding sequence TTGAAGATTTCTTTCCTGACGCGGGAGTTTCCGCCCGAGGTGTACGGCGGGGCGGGCGTCTACGCCGAGCACCTGACCGGCGAGCTGGCCCGGCTGGTCGACCTGAAGGTCCACTGCTTCGGCGGCCTCCGGACCGCCGACGTGCCGGTCGCGAACTACCAGCCCTGGGAAGCACTCGACGGCAGCGCCCCGCACCTGGGCGCTCTTCAGTCCATGTCGGTCGACTTGTCGATGGCGGCGGCGCTGGAGGGAACCGACCTGGTGCACAGCAACACCTGGTACACCAACATGGCCGGCCACCTGGCGAAACTTCTGTACGGGGTTCCCCACGTCGCCACGGCCCACAGCCTGGAGCCGCTCCGGGCGTGGAAGGCCGAACAGCTGGGCGGGGGGTACGCAGTTTCGAGCTTCTGCGAAAAAACCGCCCTCGAGGCGGCCGATGCGGTGATCGGGGTCTCCGAGCAGATGCGGCGGGACGTGCTGCGGTGTTACCCGTCGATCGACCCGGAGAAGGTGGTGGTGGTCCACAACGGCATCGACACCGACGCCTACCGCCCGGTCAGCGGCACCGGCACCCTGGTGAACCACGGGATCGACCCGGAGTACCCGATAGTGCTGTTCGTGGGGAGGATCACCCGGCAGAAGGGCATCATCCACCTGTTGAAAGCCGCCGATCACATCCCGCCTCAAGCCCAGATCGTGCTGTGCGCTGCCGCCCCCGACACCGTGGAGATCGCCCGGGAGTTCCAGAACCTGACCTCGGAGCTGAAGAGCAGCCGGGGCAACGTCTTCTGGATCGAGCAGATGTTGCCCCGCCCCGAGCTGATGGAGATATTCAGTGCAGCGACTGCGTTCGTTTGCCCCTCCGTCTACGAGCCGTTCGGGCTGGTGAACGTCGAGGCGATGGCTTGCGAGACGGCGGTGGTGGCCAGCCGGACCGGCGGGATTCCGGAGATCGTGGTCGACGGCGAGACCGGGTACCTCGTGCCGCTGGGCGAGACCGACCCCGTGACCGGCGAGCCCGACGACCCTTCAGGCTTCGCAGCCGAGCTGGCCGAGAGGATCAACCGCCTCCTCGACGACCCGGAGCTGGCACTGAACATGGGCCGCGCCGGACGGGTCCGGGCGATCGAGCACTTCAGCTGGACCGCCGCCGCGGAGAAGACCGTCGCGGTCTACCGGAGCGTCAGCACTCCCTGA